In Silene latifolia isolate original U9 population chromosome 3, ASM4854445v1, whole genome shotgun sequence, a single window of DNA contains:
- the LOC141648884 gene encoding cytosolic sulfotransferase 7-like: MVRDVYSAFKVPIAMATTEKEQKDDAPSFIDELPKVGPPEREADLVRWKGFWVTITLLNYQFHPLPSDIILASFPKTGTTWLKALTITLLNYHNIKQDFNLQIFNPLQQQKQGLSPKVDDPLLTKNPHQIVPFLELECFGDDSKFDTDTMKSSLRVFNTHLSYSMLPDNVKKSGCKLVYIARNPMDTFVSWWHLFHNKPSSDITMNQSFDQFCRGVVRGGPYFDHVLGYWRVSEENKGGVLFLTYEELKVDSCKHVKRLADFLGCSLNPDEIEQVVGKCTSVVLKGLVTWV, encoded by the coding sequence ATGGTACGAGATGTGTACTCCGCTTTCAAAGTTCCAATAGCCATGGCAACAACAGAAAAGGAGCAGAAAGACGATGCACCAAGTTTTATAGATGAACTACCAAAAGTGGGGCCACCCGAGAGGGAAGCAGATCTAGTGAGATGGAAAGGGTTCTGGGTTACTATCACCCTCCTTAATTACCAGTTTCATCCTCTTCCCTCTGATATTATCCTTGCTTCCTTCCCTAAAACCGGCACTACTTGGCTCAAGGCGCTTACTATCACCCTCCTTAATTACCACAATATAAAGCAAGATTTCAACTTACAAATATTTAATCCtttacaacaacaaaaacaaggcCTTAGTCCCAAAGTGGATGATCCTTTGCTAACAAAAAACCCACATCAAATTGTACCCTTTCTTGAGCTAGAGTGTTTTGGGGATGACTCCAAGTTTGACACAGACACTATGAAGTCCTCTCTGAGAGTATTCAACACTCATCTTTCATACTCGATGCTTCCTGACAATGTCAAGAAATCCGGATGCAAACTGGTTTACATTGCTCGCAATCCAATGGACACCTTCGTTTCTTGGTGGCACCTTTTCCACAATAAACCCAGTAGTGATATCACCATGAATCAGTCCTTTGATCAATTCTGTCGGGGTGTTGTTCGTGGTGGGCCCTACTTTGACCATGTCCTTGGATATTGGAGAGTTTCTGAAGAGAATAAAGGCGGTGTGCTTTTCCTCACTTATGAGGAGTTGAAGGTGGATTCTTGTAAGCATGTCAAGAGACTTGCTGATTTTCTAGGCTGCTCTCTTAACCCAGATGAGATTGAGCAGGTTGTAGGGAAGTGTACTAGTGTAGTTTTGAAAGGCTTAGTAACTTGGGTGTGA
- the LOC141647471 gene encoding pentatricopeptide repeat-containing protein At1g34160: protein MWHQNAKTLPIRLTCQHQWNLTVPAQTLPYDYMTTQSTTVAFINTLLRKCKSFAHIKQIQSHLLTTGLFQHSFSSRFKLLEVTAISAYGDLSYATQLFNCIKYPLRNDWNVLIRGHAQSANPDTALSLLVYMLRAPQKPDALTCSFALKACARAMRKLEARLIHSLVVRSGFKTDVLLQTTLLDCYAKVGEFKDAHKVFDEMPRRDVASWNALICGLAQGSCPSEALELFYRMCREGLKANDVTVLGALSACSQLGALKEGDKIWGYIKEEDLDVGISVCNAVIDMYNKCGLVDKAYGVFRNMRCEKSIISWNSMIMGFGMHGHGVEAIQLLDEMERIGVRPDQLSYLGALCACNHSGMVDEGYALFSMMEVKGIARNVKHYGAVVDLLGRAGKLTEAYNIINSMPVLPDVVIWQTLLGACKTYENVELAEIASRKLVELGSHSCGDFVLLSQVYATYGRWNDVGRVRTAMKTTDVKKVPGFSYTEVNGVFHRFINGDQNHPCCQEIYAKLDEIIFRIKEHGHVAEIRFVLHDIGEEDKENVLSHHSEKLAVAFALLKTSEGTPIQVIKNLRICVDCHAVIKLVSKIYDREIIVRDRARFHRFKGGTCSCRDYW from the coding sequence ACTACCCAATCAACTACTGTTGCCTTCATCAACACGCTACTCAGAAAATGCAAGTCATTCGCTCACATTAAACAAATCCAATCTCATCTACTAACCACTGGCCTCTTCCAACACTCTTTCTCCTCCCGCTTCAAACTCCTCGAGGTCACCGCCATTTCCGCCTACGGCGATCTCTCTTATGCCACCCAACTCTTCAATTGCATCAAGTACCCTTTACGAAATGACTGGAATGTCCTCATTCGAGGGCACGCACAGAGTGCAAATCCCGATACTGCCCTCTCCCTCTTGGTCTACATGCTGCGAGCCCCGCAGAAACCTGATGCACTCACATGCTCATTCGCCCTTAAAGCTTGCGCACGTGCAATGAGGAAGCTGGAGGCACGTTTGATTCACTCCCTTGTTGTGCGAAGTGGGTTTAAGACTGATGTGTTGCTGCAAACAACGTTGTTGGACTGTTATGCTAAAGTAGGGGAGTTTAAGGATGCTCACaaagtgtttgatgaaatgccgaGAAGAGATGTTGCGTCTTGGAATGCGCTTATTTGTGGGTTGGCTCAAGGGAGCTGTCCGAGTGAGGCGCTGGAGTTATTTTATAGGATGTGTAGGGAGGGGTTGAAGGCGAATGATGTGACCGTGCTTGGAGCACTTTCTGCTTGCTCTCAATTGGGGGCTTTAAAGGAAGGGGACAAGATTTGGGGTTATATTAAGGAGGAGGATTTGGATGTGGGGATTTCGGTGTGTAATGCTGTCATTGATATGTATAACAAATGTGGGTTAGTGGATAAAGCATATGGTGTATTCAGGAATATGAGGTGTGAAAAGAGTATTATTTCATGGAATTCGATGATTATGGGGTTTGGAATGCATGGGCATGGAGTGGAAGCGATTCAACTTCTTGATGAAATGGAAAGAATTGGGGTACGGCCTGATCAGCTTTCCTATCTAGGGGCACTATGCGCGTGTAACCATTCTGGTATGGTTGACGAGGGGTATGCATTGTTTAGTATGATGGAGGTAAAAGGAATTGCACGGAATGTGAAGCATTATGGTGCAGTTGTTGATTTGTTAGGAAGAGCAGGGAAGCTCACAGAGGCGTACAATATCATCAATTCAATGCCTGTTTTGCCTGATGTTGTTATTTGGCAGACTTTACTCGGTGCTTGCAAAACGTATGAAAATGTTGAGTTGGCTGAGATTGCATCACGCAAACTTGTCGAGTTGGGTTCACATAGCTGTGGAGATTTTGTGCTCTTATCGCAGGTTTATGCTACCTATGGGAGATGGAATGATGTAGGAAGGGTGAGAACTGCGATGAAAACTACGGATGTAAAAAAGGTGCCTGGTTTTAGCTACACTGAAGTAAATGGGGTTTTCCACAGATTTATAAATGGTGATCAGAACCACCCCTGTTGCCAAGAGATATATGCTAAGTTGGATGAAATCATATTCAGGATAAAAGAGCATGGGCATGTGGCTGAGATCAGATTTGTATTGCATGACATAGGAGAGGAGGATAAAGAGAACGTGTTATCACATCATAGCGAAAAATTGGCCGTTGCCTTTGCTCTGCTAAAAACCAGTGAGGGAACTCCAATTCAAGTTATAAAAAATCTCCGGATTTGTGTGGATTGTCATGCAGTAATTAAGCTTGTGTCAAAGATTTATGATCGTGAAATCATCGTTAGGGATAGAGCTAGGTTTCATAGATTCAAGGGGGGAACTTGCTCTTGCAGGGATTACTGGTGA